One genomic window of Eptesicus fuscus isolate TK198812 chromosome 6, DD_ASM_mEF_20220401, whole genome shotgun sequence includes the following:
- the CLK4 gene encoding dual specificity protein kinase CLK4 isoform X4, whose translation MDGIHVAVKIVKNVGRYREAARSEIQVLEHLNTTDPNSVFRCVQMLEWFDHHGHVCIVFELLGLSTYDFIKENSFLPFQIDHIRQMAYQICQSINFLHHNKLTHTDLKPENILFVKSDYVVKYNSKMKRDERTLKNTDIKVVDFGSATYDDEHHSTLVSTRHYRAPEVILALGWSQPCDVWSIGCILIEYYLGFTVFQTHDSKEHLAMMERILGPIPTHMIQKTRKRKYFHHNQLDWDEHSSAGRYVRRRCKPLKEFMLCHDEEHEKLFDLVRRMLEYDPVKRITLDEALQHPFFDLLKNK comes from the exons AT ggatggCATACATGTAGCAgtgaaaatagtaaaaaatgtaGGTCGATACCGTGAAGCAGCTCGTTCAGAAATCCAAGTATTGGAGCATTTAAATACTACTGACCCCAACAGTGTTTT cCGATGCGTCCAGATGCTAGAATGGTTTGATCACCATGGTCATGTTTGTATTGTATTTGAATTGCTGGGACTTAGTACCTAtgatttcattaaagaaaatagcTTTCTACCATTTCAAATTGATCACATCAGGCAGATGGCTTATCAGATCTGCCAGTCAATAAATT TTTTGCATCATAATAAGTTAACTCATACAGATCTGAagcctgaaaatattttatttgtgaagTCTGACTATGTAGTCAAATATAATTCTAAAATG AAACGTGATGAACGCACACTGAAAAACACAGATATCAAAGTTGTTGACTTTGGAAGTGCAACATACGATGATGAACATCATAGTACTTTGGTATCTACACGGCATTACAGAGCTCCAGAGGTCATTTTGG ctttaGGTTGGTCTCAGCCTTGTGATGTCTGGAGCATAGGTTGCATTCTTATTGAATATTACCTTGGTTTCACGGTCTTTCAG ACTCATGACAGTAAAGAGCACCTGGCAATGATGGAAAGAATATTAGGACCTATACCAACACACATGATTCAGAAAACAAG AAAACGCAAGTATTTTCACCATAACCAGCTAGATTGGGATGAACATAGTTCTGCTGGTAGATATGTTAGGAGACGCTGCAAACCattaaag GAATTTATGCTTTGTCATGATGAAGAACACGAGAAACTGTTTGACCTGGTTCGAAGAATGTTAGAATATGATCCAGTGAAAAGAATTACCTTAGATGAAGCATTGCAGCATCCCTTTTTTGACTTATTAAAAAACAAGTGA